From the genome of Leishmania major strain Friedlin complete genome, chromosome 35:
GTCGCTGAGGTGCAACTGAGTCAAAGAAAAACGGTGTGTAGGTGTGCGGGCGAGGCCTTCACCTTTATCCGCAGTTTCTCAGGCACCCACTGAATTTTCAGCCATGACGCTAACAGGCCTCCGTTCTCGAAAACCCCCGCCTTCGCACATAGCTATACTTGAGatttcttttcttttcagGGCATAAATAAAAAACGAGACGGAACCAAAACGAAAAACCAATGCGTGCTCGAGTGCGTTCTCAGCGACACAGTCAGGGATCCACGCCCATAGAGAGCATCCAAACTCGTTGCTTACGCTTGAAGAaccacagcgccgccagccTTGCGTATCTTCTTGTCGGCCAGCTTGCTCACGTAGCGCGCCTTCACGATGCACGGCACCTGGATGTGGCCGTTGCCCAGCAGCTTCGCGTACCCGCTCGACTGCAGGTCCACCACAGGCAAAGTCCCGcccttcgccgccttcgccgcctcctccgcagcaATCAGGCGCGACAAGTTGTTCAGGTTGATCGTCGGCTTCCACATCGGGTTCTTCTTGCGGTGGTAGTGGTCCATGCCCAGCTTACCAAAGTACCCGGGGTGGTACTTGTCGAAGTTgatgcggtggtggtgcataCCGCCAGCGTTACCGCGACCGGACTCATGCTTGCGGTGCTTGCCTACGCGACCGTAGCCGCAGAACGTTGAGCCACGCTGGTGGCGGCACTTCTTGAAGCGGGTCGGCATCTCGTAATCCAGCTGTGTGGAGTGATCAAGAAACGTAGCAGGGTTCAGTGTAGCGTAATGTATTATGTGTATGTGAATGGGGATGCGGGTGtgcaggagggggggggggggcaaagtGGGTGGGGGAGCAAGGGCGATGGAGTGGCGGCCGTgaagggaggcggagggaaGAATGCCAGTGCAGGGGTGTAAAAGTCGGTGTGTTGAGTCGACAGAGGACATGAGGATACGGAAAACATCACGTCGACTTGATTAAGCAGGGAAGGGTCGCACGGGTATCGCTCAGGCGCACCATCCACCCAGCtcgatcgcgcagcagctgatgtCATGGCAGTAGGGCCATAGGAGCCCCCTACACccgcgcacccacacacgtgcaGAAACGCGGTCGAGATTCCTTACGCGTCGCGCTCCATAGTGAATTCTACGTTTTGAGAGCATGCGCCACACCTTGCGCGGCCAACATACACATGCGTATGCATATGCGCAGCCCACACATGAGCGCGTCACGGCCGTGGGACCTCTTCGATATAAGAAAAAGCACAGTAAGACAGCCAATGGCGAAAgtggggaaggagagagacaaaGGGGGACGCACAGCGGAGCAGCAAGAGGAGCGAGGAagcagagagggggagggaagaggtcCGCCATCATGATGCAGTGGCACGCCAGAGGAGGTCTTTTGAGCCCTTGACACTACAATGGACGTGCCCGCAACGACAATAAAGCAGGGAAGAGCGAAAAAGGAGAAAAGCAGGGATGCAGTGAACCCAGTGCGTCTGCCCCGCACCAACATCGGCTAACGTGACTACACGCGCTTCAAAGGCGGCGCCAACGGGAAAAAGGAAGCAAAGAGAGATCCGCTGCAAAACGGGGTGGAAGGTGCGATCATGGCAGACGtcggagagaggaagggaaaCAGGAAAGCGACAGCCGCAAGGTCACTGCACATCTCTTGAAGAAAGCCTCACAAGGAAGGGTTCCTGACATCGGGTTCGCTTTTGGCGACGACGTCTGTTGTGTCATGCCCCTCAGTGCCGTTCGCGCTTTGAGCAAGACGTATCTCCCACGCGAATCGCGCCAGCTCATCCTGTTGTTGACGCACAATTCGGGAGAAGGGACACCACACGCAGCACCCGCCCGCAAGGgagaacagcagcgcaaCCACAGTCAGCAGTATggacgccacgccgcccgtgATGCCTTTGTAGTTGCACTGAAAGCTGGGGATAGAGCCCAATATCTTGACGCCGGCGCACGCGGCAGGGATGTCATAGTCATTCCTTCGAACGTACGGCACAAAAGACGTGATTTCGTATATGTAAGTGTAATCAGCGTTTTTGGCGTAGGTGTAGCAGCCCATATCCGCCTCAGAAGGCATCATCGCAGTGCACGCCACATCACGATCAGTCACAGGGAAGGCGGTCCTTTGCGGGAAGAAGGGGTGGTGCGTGAACAGCGGCGGGGCGCCGCCCTTGCCGGTCACCGTCATGCGCACCAACCTAGCGTAAGTCGACGCGCCACTTATGCTGTTGTCTGTCCAGAACGACGTCGTG
Proteins encoded in this window:
- a CDS encoding putative 60S ribosomal protein L27A/L29 (previous protein_id=AAZ14599.1); the protein is MPTRFKKCRHQRGSTFCGYGRVGKHRKHESGRGNAGGMHHHRINFDKYHPGYFGKLGMDHYHRKKNPMWKPTINLNNLSRLIAAEEAAKAAKGGTLPVVDLQSSGYAKLLGNGHIQVPCIVKARYVSKLADKKIRKAGGAVVLQA